In a genomic window of Schistocerca gregaria isolate iqSchGreg1 chromosome 5, iqSchGreg1.2, whole genome shotgun sequence:
- the LOC126271877 gene encoding probable protein BRICK1-B: MAVVHRETIQKQIQQDWANREYIEVITGSIKKITDFLNSFDMSCRSRLATLNEKLTTLERRVEYLEARVTKGETLT, from the exons ATGGCTGTTGTGCATCGGGAAActatacaaaaacaaatacagcAGGATTGGGCAAATCGTGAATATATTGAAGTAATCACCGGAAgcataaaaaaaattactgatttcttGAACTCCTTCG ACATGTCATGTAGGTCACGATTAGCAACCTTAAATGAAAAACTTACAACACTGGAGAGGAGAGTGGAATACCTAGAGGCAAGA GTTACTAAAGGAGAAACATTAACATGA